A stretch of DNA from Gymnodinialimonas sp. 57CJ19:
ACCTGTTGGGGCGAAGAATTGGCTGGATCCGAGGGAAACCTTGGGTCCAGCCGTATCTGTCTTAGAAGATGACACCTTGAACGGGTGCGTTTTGGTAAGGACCCTTTTCGGAAGGGGTGTTTTCCAAGGCGATGACAATGGATCGTGCTTTGCCGGTGGGACGGCAGACAGATTGATCCGTCATGTCTTATTTCTTGCTACCCTCAGCCGGGGCCCCGACGGCATGAGGGAGGCGCGAGAAACGAAAGGTGCGATCGAACATGGCGCAAACTTACGCAGGCCAGAAACGTATCCGCAAATTCTACGGAAAAATCGACGAGGTTCTGGCAATGCCGAACCTGATCGAGGTGCAGAAGTCGTCCTACGACCTGTTCCTCAAATCTGGTGACCAGCTGGAGCCGATGGACGGCGAAGGCATCAAGGGTGTTTTCCAGTCGGTTTTCCCGATCAAGGATTTCAACGAAACGGCAATCCTGGAGTTCGTGAAATACGAACTGGAGACGCCCAAATTCGATGTTGAGGAGTGCCAGCAGCGCGACCTCACTTACGCCGCGCCCCTGAAGGTGACGCTGCGGCTCATCGTGTTTGATATCGACGAGGACACAGGTGCCAAGTCGGTCAAGGACATCAAGGAACAAGACGTGTTCATGGGCGACATGCCCCTGATGACGCCAAACGGGACGTTCGTTGTGAACGGCACCGAGCGTGTGATCGTATCCCAGATGCACCGCTCGCCCGGCGTGTTCTTCGATCACGACAAAGGCAAGACCCACTCGTCCGGCAAGCTGCTGTTCGCCTGCCGCATCATCCCCTACCGCGGTTCCTGGTTGGACTTCGAGTTTGACGCCAAAGACATCGTCTTCTCGCGCATCGACCGCCGTCGAAAGCTGCCTGTCACGACCCTGCTGTATGCTCTGGGTCTGGACCAGGAAGGCATCATGGATGCCTATTACGACACGGTTAACTACAAGCTGGTTAAAGGCGAAGGTTGGTCCACGAAGTTCTTCCCGGAACGTGTTCGTGGCACACGCCCTGTCGCTGATCTGGTGGACGCCAAGACCGGTGAAGTGATTGCCGAAGCTGGCAAGAAGGTTACCCCGCGCGCGGTCAAGAAGTGGATCGAAGAGGGCGAAATCGAAAACCTGCTGGTGCCTTTCGACGGTATCATCGGTCGCTTCGCAGCCAAGGACATCATCAACGAAGAAACCGGCGCCATTTACGTGGAAGCCGGTGACGAATTGACGTGGGAGATCGGCAAAGACGGCGAAGTCAGCGGCGGAACGCTGAAAGAGCTGATCGACGCGGGTATCACGGACATCCCGGTTCTCGACATCGATAACGTCAATGTCGGCCCTTACATGCGCAACACGCTGGCTGTGGACAAGAACCTCAACCGTGAAGGCGCGTTGATGGACATCTACCGCGTCATGCGTCCGGGCGAGCCGCCCACCGTTGAAGCTGCGTCGAACCTGTTCGACCAATTGTTCTTCGATAGCGAGCGCTATGACCTGTCCGCCGTTGGCCGGGTGAAGATGAATATGCGTCTCGATTTGGACGCGGAAGACACCATGCGCACCCTGCGCAAGGAAGACATCATCGCCTGCATCAAGGCGCTGGTCGAGCTGCGCGACGGGCGCGGCGACATCGACGACATCGACCACCTCGGCAACCGTCGTGTGCGTTCGGTCGGCGAGTTGATGGAAAACCAGTACCGCGTCGGCCTGCTCCGCATGGAGCGCGCGATCAAGGAGCGTATGTCCTCGGTCGAAATCGACACGGTGATGCCGCAGGACCTGATCAACGCCAAGCCAGCAGCCGCTGCCGTGCGTGAATTCTTCGGCTCCTCGCAGCTGTCGCAGTTCATGGACCAAACCAACCCGCTCTCGGAAGTGACGCACAAGCGTCGTCTTTCCGCGCTTGGGCCAGGTGGTCTGACTCGTGAGCGTGCGGGCTTCGAGGTGCGCGACGTTCACCCGACCCACTACGGTCGGATGTGCCCGATTGAAACGCCGGAAGGGCCGAACATTGGTCTGATCAACTCGCTGGCCACCTACGCCCGCGTGAACAAATACGGCTTCATCGAAACGCCCTATCGCCGCGTGAACGACGCTGTGGTGTCTGACGACGTGGTTTATATGTCCGCGACCGAAGAAATGCGTCACACCGTGGCTCAGGCGAACGCCAACCTCGACGAGGACGGCAAGTTCGTCAACGACATGGTCAACACGCGGATGTCCGGCGAATACACGCTGAACCCCCGTGAAGCGATTGACCTGATCGACGTTTCGCCAAAGCAGTTGGTCTCGGTCGCGGCATCCTTGATCCCCTTCCTCGAGAACGACGACGCCAACCGCGCGTTGATGGGATCGAACATGCAACGTCAGGCCGTGCCGCTTCTGCAAGCGGATGCGCCTTACGTGGGCACCGGGATCGAGGCCGTGGTGGCCAAGGACTCCGGCGCCGCGATCATGGCAAAGCGGGGCGGTGTTATCGACCAGGTCGACGCACAGCGTATCGTTATCCGGGCCACCGAAGACCTTGAGTTGGGCGACGCGGGCGTGGACATCTACCGTCTGCGCAAGTTCCAGCGGTCCAACCAGAACACCTGCATCAACCAGCGTCCGCTGGTGAAGGTGGGCGACAAGGTTGGCAAAGACGAAGTGATTGCCGACGGCCCCTCCACCGATATCGGTGAACTGGCACTCGGCAAGAACGTGGTCGTCGCGTTCATGCCCTGGAACGGCTACAACTACGAAGACTCGATCCTGATTTCTGAGCGTATTTCGCGTGATGACGTCTTCACCTCGATCCACATCGAGGAATTTGAAGTCGCCGCCCGTGACACGAAGCTTGGGCCAGAAGAGATCACCCGTGACATTCCCAACGTCGGTGAGGAAGCCCTGCGCAACCTCGACGAAGCGGGCATCGTCTACATCGGCGCCGAAGTGGAGCCGGGCGATATCCTTGTGGGTAAGATCACGCCGAAGGGCGAAAGCCCGATGACGCCGGAAGAAAAACTTCTGCGCGCCATCTTTGGCGAGAAAGCCTCGGACGTTCGTGACACCTCGCTGCGGGTGAAGCCCGGCGACTACGGCACGATCGTGGAAGTGCGCGTCTTCAACCGCCACGGTGTGGAGAAGGACGAACGTGCCCTCCAGATCGAGCGGGAAGAAGTTGAGCGTCTGGCCCGTGACCGTGACGACGAGTTGGTGATCCTTGAGCGGAACATCTACGCCCGTCTGCGCGGCATGATCCTTGGCAAAACCGCTGTGAAAGGCCCCAAAGGCGTAAAAGCCGATACGGTCATCACCGAAGAGCTGCTGGACGGTCAATTGTCCCGCGGTCAGTGGTGGCAGCTTGCTTTGGAAGACGAGCAGGACGCAGCTCAGATTGAGGCTTTGAACCGACAGTTCGACACGCAGAAACGCGCGCTCGATCACCGGTTCGAGGACAAGGTCGAGAAGGTCCGTCGCGGCGACGATCTGCCTCCGGGTGTGATGAAGATGGTCAAAGTCTTCATCGCCGTGAAGCGCAAGCTTCAGCCGGGCGATAAGATGGCCGGTCGTCACGGGAACAAAGGTGTGATTTCCAAGGTGGTCCCAATGGAGGACATGCCATTCCTTGCGGATGGTACGCCGGTCGATTTCTGTCTGAACCCACTGGGCGTTCCTTCGCGGATGAACGTTGGTCAGATCCTTGAAACCCACATGGGTTGGGCCGCACGCGGCATGGGTCTGCAAATTGACGAAGCGCTGGACGAGTATCGCCGCCACGGTGATCTGACCCCAGTGCGTGAAGCGCTCAAGATCGCTTACGGCGATGACGTCTACGAAGAGGCTTTCGCATCCCGTGATGAGGAATCGCTTCTGGAAGCGGCAGGCAACGTCACCAAAGGTGTTCCGATTGCAACGCCCGTCTTTGACGGCGCGAAGGAAGCGGATGTGAACGACGCGCTGGTCCGCGCTGGCTTCTCCACCTCGGGTCAGTCGAAATTGTTCGACGGCCGCACCGGTGAGCAGTTCGCCCGTGAAGTGACGGTGGGTGTCAAATACCTGCTGAAACTGCACCACTTGGTGGACGACAAGATCCACGCCCGTTCCACGGGACCGTACTCGCTTGTTACGCAGCAGCCGCTGGGTGGTAAGGCGCAGTTTGGTGGTCAGCGCTTCGGTGAGATGGAAGTTTGGGCCCTTGAAGCCTACGGCGCCGCCTACACCTTGCAGGAAATGCTGACGGTGAAGTCGGATGACGTGGCAGGCCGGACCAAGGTCTACGAGAGCATCGTCAAGGGTGAGGACAACTTCGAGGCTGGCGTGCCAGAATCGTTCAACGTTCTCGTCAAAGAGGTCCGCGGTCTGGGCCTCAACATGGAACTCCTGGATGCAGAGGGTGAGGAGTGAGCTGAACTCCGGGCCAAGGCCCGGTCTACGGCAAACGGGTATACCGGGCTTTAGCCCGGGTGCCCCACCCAACGCGACATTCGAGGTACTAAGATGAACCAGGAACTGACAAACAACCCGTTCAACCCGCTGACGCCGCCAAAGGCATTCGACGAGATCAAGGTCTCGCTCGCTTCGCCAGAGCGCATTCTCAGCTGGTCCTACGGTGAAATCAAGAAGCCCGAGACGATCAACTATCGTACGTTCAAGCCCGAGCGTGATGGTCTGTTCTGTGCTCGGATCTTTGGCCCGATCAAAGATTACGAATGCCTTTGCGGCAAATATAAACGGATGAAGTATCGCGGCGTTGTCTGCGAGAAATGCGGTGTGGAAGTCACGCTGCAAAAGGTCCGTCGTGAGCGTATGGGCCACATCGAACTGGCCGCGCCCGTTGCGCACATCTGGTTCCTCAAGTCGCTGCCTTCGCGCATCGGCCTGATGCTGGATATGACTCTGCGTGATCTGGAACGTATTCTCTACTTCGAGAACTACGTGGTGATCGAGCCTGGCCTGACGGACCTGCAATACGGTCAGTTGATGGGCGAGGAAGAGTTCATGGACGCCCAGGACGCCTACGGCGCCGATGCGTTCCAGGCCAACATCGGTGCGGAAGCCATCCGCGAGATGCTGTCCCAGATTGATCTCGAGTCCGAGGCCAACCAGCTGCGCGAGGACCTCAAGGAGGCTACGGGTGAGCTGAAGCCGAAGAAGATCATCAAGCGTCTGAAGATCGTCGAGTCCTTCCTCGAGTCCGGCAACCGGCCCGAATGGATGGTCATGACCGTTGTGCCCGTGATCCCGCCAGAGCTGCGCCCGCTGGTGCCGCTGGATGGGGGCCGTTTCGCGACGTCCGACCTCAACGACCTGTATCGCCGCGTGATCAACCGGAACAACCGTCTGAAGCGTCTGATTGAACTTCGCGCGCCGGACATCATCATTCGTAACGAAAAACGGATGTTGCAGGAATCCGTCGACGCTTTGTTCGACAACGGCCGTCGTGGCCGCGTGATCACCGGTGCCAACAAGCGTCCGCTGAAATCGCTGTCCGACATGCTGAAGGGCAAGCAGGGTCGCTTCCGTCAGAACCTTTTGGGTAAGCGCGTCGACTTCTCGGGTCGTTCGGTCATTGTGACCGGTCCCGAGTTGAAGCTGCACCAGTGCGGTCTGCCGAAGAAGATGGCGTTGGAGCTGTTCAAGCCGTTCATCTACTCGCGTCTTGAGGCCAAAGGTCTGTCTTCCACTGTGAAGCAAGCCAAGAAGCTGGTCGAAAAAGAGCGTCCCGAGGTTTGGGATATCCTCGACGAGGTTATTCGTGAGCATCCGGTTCTGCTGAACCGTGCGCCTACGCTGCACCGTCTTGGCATCCAGGCGTTCGAGCCGGTTCTGATCGAAGGTAAAGCGATCCAGCTTCACCCGCTGGTCTGTTCCGCGTTCAACGCTGACTTCGACGGCGACCAGATGGCCGTTCACGTGCCGCTTTCGCTGGAAGCACAGCTGGAAGCCCGCGTTCTGATGATGTCCACGAACAACGTTCTGTCGCCTGCAAACGGCGCGCCGATCATTGTTCCGTCGCAGGATATGATCCTGGGTCTCTACTACGTCACGCTGGCCCGTGAGGGCATGGTTGGCGAAGGCATGATCTTCGCTGACGTGGACGAAGTGCGCCACGCGTTGGATGCCGGTGAAATCCACCTGCACTCCAAGATCACGGCACGCCTGCCGCAGATCGACGAAGAGGGCAACGAGTACATGAAGCGGTTCGAGACGACCCCGGGCCGTGTGCTTCTGGGTGCGCTTCTGCCGCTGAACGCCAAGGCGCCATTCGATCTGGTGAACCGTCTTCTTCGGAAGAAGGAAGTGCAGCAGGTCATCGACACCGTCTACCGTTATTGCGGTCAGAAAGAGTCGGTCATCTTCTGTGACCAGATCATGACGATGGGTTTCCGTGAAGCGTTCAAGGCGGGCATCTCGTTCGGTAAGGACGACATGGTCATCCCCGACAGCAAGTGGGAACTGGTCGGCGAAGCGCGCGATCAGGTGAAGGAGTTCGAACAGCAGTACATGGACGGCCTGATCACTCAGGGCGAAAAGTACAACAAGGTCATCGATTCGTGGTCGAAGGTGAACGACAAGGTCACCGACGCCATGATGGGCACGATCTCGGCCTCCAAGCGGGACGAGACGGGCGCAGAGATGGAGCCGAACTCGGTCTACATGATGGCCCACTCCGGTGCGCGTGGTTCTGTCACGCAGATGAAGCAGTTGGGCGGCATGCGCGGCCTGATGGCCAAGCCGAACGGCGAGATTATCGAAACGCCGATCATCTCGAACTTTAAAGAAGGCCTTACGGTTCTCGAATACTTCAACTCCACCCACGGTGCCCGGAAGGGTCTGTCGGATACGGCGTTGAAGACGGCGAACTCGGGCTACCTGACGCGTCGTCTTGTGGACGTGGCCCAGGACTGCATCGTGCGTATGGACGATTGCGGCACCGAGAACACGATCAAGGCCGAAGCGGCTGTCAACGACGGTGAAGTCGTGGCGTCGCTGGCTGAGCGTATTCTGGGCCGGACTGCGGGTGAGGATGTCTTTATTCCGGGTACGGAAGAGATCATCGTCGCCAAAGGTGAGCTGATCGACGAGCGCAAGGCCGACGCGGTGGAAGCCGCTGGCGTCACCACCATGCAGATGCGTTCGCCGCTGACCTGTGAAGCGGAAGAGGGCGTTTGCGCGACCTGCTACGGTCGTGACCTTGCACGCGGTACGAAGGTGAACACCGGCGAAGCCGTGGGCATCATCGCGGCGCAGTCGATTGGTGAGCCCGGCACACAGCTGACGATGCGGACGTTCCACATCGGCGGTGTTGCGCAGGGTGGCCAGCAGTCGTTCCAAGAGGTGAACGTCGACGGTAAGGTCGAGTTCCGCAACGCGAACTTGCTGACCAACGCGGCTGGCGAGAACGTGGTGATGGGCCGGAACATGGTTCTGGCGATCATGGACGATCAAGGTGCGGAACGCGCCTCGTTCAAGCTTGGCTACGGTACCAACGTTCTTGTGCAAGAAGGCGCAATGGTTACCCGTGGCGACCGTCTGTTCGAATGGGATCCCTACACCCTGCCGATCATCGCGGAAGCAGCGGGTCAGGCGAAGTTCGTTGACCTTATCTCCGGCATTTCGATCCGGGATGAGACCGATGACGCGACAGGCATGACCCAGAAGATCGTCTCGGATTGGCGCACGGCCCCTAAAGGCAATGAGCTGAAGCCCGAGATCATCATCGCCGATGCCGATGGGGAGCCGATGCGGAATGAGCAGGGCAACCCTGTGATCTACACCATGTCGGTGGATGCGATTTTGTCGATCGAAGAAGGTCAGGCGGTCAAAGCCGGTGACGTGATTGCGCGTATCCCTCGGGAAGGTGCGAAGACGAAGGACATTACCGGTGGTCTGCCGCGTGTGGCCGAACTCTTCGAAGCCCGTCGTCCCAAGGATCACGCGATCATCGCGGAAATCGACGGCTACGTGAAATTCGGACGCGACTTCAAGAACAAGCGCCGGATTGCCATCGTACCCGCCGACGAAAGCCAGGAGCCGGTGGAATACATGGTGCCCAAGGGCAAGCACATTCCTGTGGCCGAAGGCGACTTCGTGCAGGTCGGTGACTACATCATGGACGGCAACCCTGCGCCCCACGACATCCTTGCGGTGTTGGGTGTGGAGGCTCTGGCCGACTACATGATCGCCGAGGTGCAGGACGTGTACCGACTTCAGGGCGTGAAGATCAACGATAAGCACATCGAGGTTATCGTTCGTCAGATGCTCCAGAAGTGGGAGATCCAGGACTCCGGTGAGACCACGCTGCTCAAGGGCGAGCACGTGGACAAGGCCGAGTTCGATGCCGCCAACGCGAAGGCTGTCCGTGATGGTCGTCGTCCGGCACAGGGGGAGCCGATCCTTCTGGGTATCACCAAGGCGTCGCTGCAAACCCGCAGCTTCATCTCTGCCGCGTCCTTCCAGGAAACCACGCGCGTGCTGACCGAGGCTTCGGTTCAGGGCAAGCGGGACAAGCTGGTTGGCCTGAAAGAGAACGTCATCGTGGGTCGTCTGATCCCGGCGGGCACCGGTGGTGCGACGCAAGAGGTCGAGCGGATTGCGAAATCCCGTGACCAAGTGGTTGTTGATGCGGCGCAAGCCGAAGCAGCCGCCGCCGCCGCCCTGGCCGCTCCTGTTGTGGAAGAACCCACAGCCGAAGGTGACGCAGCCGAATAAGGCTTCGCCTCAGACAAATTTAAGACGCCCCGTTGGAAACAGCGGGGCGTTTTTTTGTGTGATTTCGCCCAGGATCGTTGCTACCGTTCACCAAATGTTCCGGGCGCAGGAGAGAGCCATGACAAACGACAGCAACCCACCCATCGACTACATCGAGTTCACCTCTCCGGATGTGGAGGCGACGCAGGCGTTCTTCGCGGCCGCGTTTGGCTGGAGCTACATCGACTATGGCCCCGACTACAAAGACATCCAGGGCGCGGGCCTTGGTAGCGGGATCGAGCGTGGCGAAACTCGCCCCCCATTGCCGGTTCTCAAGGCTGATGATCTGGAAGCCATGCTGGACCGCTTGAAGGCCGCAGGGGCCGAGATCACGAAAGACATCTTTGAATTTCCGGGCGGGCGCAGGTTCCAGTTCCGGGAACCGGGCGGCACCGAGATGGCGGTCTGGACCACCGCTGGCGATGATCATGGATGAGTTGACGCAGGTGGCTGAGGCCGTGAAAGCCCTTGCCCGCGACATTGCGCCCAGGCTTGAATATACACCCAAGTACGGCGGAGAGGTTTTCGTCTCCAATCCCGCCGAGCCGCAAAGTTTTGTGGGCGGCATATTCTTATACAAGAATCATCTGTCGATTGAGTTCTCGGATGGGGCCAACTTCGATGATCCGCAAGGGCTGCTGGAAGGCAAAGGCAAGGCGCGCAGGCATCTGAAATTGCACAATCTGGCGGAGATCACGGAGAAGTCCGTTACGGGATTTCTGCGTCAAGCTTTCGACTAGGTCACGGGGGATTCCCCAACGCGGTGACATCGCCTAACTTGTGCCTTATCGGACGGGTAGGGGCATCTCATGAGTGCAGTGAACAAGATCATTGGCGTGTGCCGTTTCTCGTATCTGGGCGATGCGGGCTTCCGGACCTTGAAGGGTGGGGCAGAGCAGGCGGCCAAAGTGCTTTATGCCCCGGGCCGGATGCAGCGCCGTTTCGCGTATTTCGAAAACATCTGTTTGCCGTCCTTGGCTGTGCAATCCGACCCTGACTTTACCTTTGTCGCGTTGATCGCAGACACGATGCCCTTCCATTTCCGCAAGCGCCTGAAACGGCTGGCCGAGAAGTACCCTTTCTTGCGCATCGCGACGCTGGAAGCTGCGGGCCCCCTCAACTCTACCCGCCGTGCGTTTCGGCGTGGTTTGGATGAGGAAGAGGCGGACTTCATCACCGGGTTCAGGCTCGATGACGATGACGCTGTGGGCATGGACTACATCGAGCGCACGAGAGAGATTTCGGATAACCTGATCAAGCTTGGATGGGCCACCGCCGAGGTGCCTGCCGCCGTGTGCTTCCATCGGGGTATCTACTGGGACATGAAGCGCGATGAGGATCAGTTCTGGGACTACTCCGAGCCGCAGCCCTTGGGCCTTGCGGCGGCGATGATCCATCATCCTGACAGCCAACATAACATCTACCGCTGGAACCACCGAAAGCTGGCCTGCAACGCGCGATGCTGGATTGATCCCCACGAATATATGTTTGTGCGCACGCTTCACGGACACAACGATAGCGACAGGTCCATTCCGCCCGGCGCCCGGCAATTGCCCGATTGGCAGGCGCGCAAGTTGTTCCGCGAACGCTTTGGCCTGAACCCCAAGCGGCTACTTCCGATGATGAAGAAGCTGCAAGAGGAAGGCTCGGGCATGGCCCGGCAATTGGCGGCCGAGGCGCGCGCCGATATGAACCAGCCAAGTGTGGACGGCAACGAATGACACCCAACCTGAAGGGCGCGTGCCTGATGATGGCCAGCATGGCCTCGTTCACCATGAACGACGCTGTGGTGAAGCTGATCACCGAAGATGTGCCTCTGTTCCAGTTCGTGCTGATCCGGGGGCTGCTGACCACGGCATTATTGGCGGCCACCGCCTATGGCTTTGGCGGCCTTAGCTTGCGCATCCCCCGTGCCGACCGGTCCCGCGTGGCCCTGCGCACCTTCTTCGAAATCGGCTCGATGATCGCGTTTTTGTCGGCCTTGGTGAACATGCCTCTCGCGAATGCCACCGCGATCCTTGCGGCCTTGCCTTTGTCCATTACCGTGGGGGCTGCGGTGTTTTTTGGGGAGCCCTTGGGCTGGCGCAGGATCACCGCGACCCTTATCGGGGCGGCAGGGGTCTTGATGATCGTGCAGCCCGGCACGGATGGTTTCAACGCCCATTCCCTTTGGGCTTTGGTGGCAGTCGTCCTGGTCACGGGCCGCGATCTGGTAACCCGCGGGTTCAGCGATGACGTGCCCTCCATGGGCGTCGCCGTCATCACTGCTTTCGCGGTCAGTCTTGTGGGCGGCGTGCTGTCCACGCGCGAGGCTTGGGTTGCCTTTGACGGGTATAGCATTGTGTTGCTTCTGATGGCCTCGGTTTTAATTATCGGGGGTTATGTCTTCTCGATCCTTGTGATGCGGGTGGGCGAAGTCTCGGTCGTGGCACCGTTCCGGTACTCGGGGTTGGTGTTCGCGTTAATCATTGGGTTGGTCATTTTTGGCGAATGGCCCAACGGCCTTGCGCTGTGTGGGGCATTGATCGTGGTGGCCACGGGTATTTACACGCTGATCCGCGAACAGCGCTTATCAAGGAGGCAGACCCTTGGCTGAAGGTGTGCAAATCCAAGGGCTGTGCCGCTTCTCGTTCCCCTGCACCGGCGGGTTCAAGAAGTACCACGAAAGTCTGGCGGAGCGCCGCGCCGCGCTTTACGCGCCCAAGCGCTTGGACGAGCGGACATTGTGGTTCGAACATATCTTCCTGCCGCCTCTGCGGGCGCAAACCGACAAGGATTTCACGCTGCATTTGCTGTTGGGAGAGGACTTTCCCGATCCATGGCGGTCCCGCGTGGAAGCTGCGATTGCCGATATCCCCCAGGTTCAGACCCATTGGCGAGAGCCGGGCGATCACCGGGCGATCTGTCGGGACGTGATGTGGGGCGGGCGCGATGGGACGCGGGCCGTCGTGGCAGAGTTCCGGCTGGACGATGATGACGCGGTCGCGGTGGATTACGTGCAGCAGCTGCGGCGCAGTTGGGGCAAGGTCGCGCGACTGGCAAATTTCCACGGCCGCGTGGCCCTGGACCACGGCAAAGGCATGGTGTTGGAGGCGCAGGGCGACGGCACGATCAAACCCCATGTGCTTAACACCCATTGTTGGTCGGCGGGGTTGGCGATCTATCTGAAGCCCGATGATGAGGCGATCATCATGGACTTCCCCCATCACAAGATCTGGGCGCGGGTCCCGTATGTGAACCTGACCGATAGCGTCATGTTCATTCGCGGCGATCACGCCCATAACGATGCGAAGACGCCATTTGGGGCCGGGCAGCCTATCTCCATGAAGGCCGAAGAAATCGCCCCCCTGACCCTGCGGCGCTTTGCGATTGATTTGCCCCGGTTCGAAGCAGCGTGGCACGGCCTGACCGCTTGACCCGGTGGTGCTGTTGACAGGGTTGGCGACTCCACCT
This window harbors:
- the rpoC gene encoding DNA-directed RNA polymerase subunit beta', producing MNQELTNNPFNPLTPPKAFDEIKVSLASPERILSWSYGEIKKPETINYRTFKPERDGLFCARIFGPIKDYECLCGKYKRMKYRGVVCEKCGVEVTLQKVRRERMGHIELAAPVAHIWFLKSLPSRIGLMLDMTLRDLERILYFENYVVIEPGLTDLQYGQLMGEEEFMDAQDAYGADAFQANIGAEAIREMLSQIDLESEANQLREDLKEATGELKPKKIIKRLKIVESFLESGNRPEWMVMTVVPVIPPELRPLVPLDGGRFATSDLNDLYRRVINRNNRLKRLIELRAPDIIIRNEKRMLQESVDALFDNGRRGRVITGANKRPLKSLSDMLKGKQGRFRQNLLGKRVDFSGRSVIVTGPELKLHQCGLPKKMALELFKPFIYSRLEAKGLSSTVKQAKKLVEKERPEVWDILDEVIREHPVLLNRAPTLHRLGIQAFEPVLIEGKAIQLHPLVCSAFNADFDGDQMAVHVPLSLEAQLEARVLMMSTNNVLSPANGAPIIVPSQDMILGLYYVTLAREGMVGEGMIFADVDEVRHALDAGEIHLHSKITARLPQIDEEGNEYMKRFETTPGRVLLGALLPLNAKAPFDLVNRLLRKKEVQQVIDTVYRYCGQKESVIFCDQIMTMGFREAFKAGISFGKDDMVIPDSKWELVGEARDQVKEFEQQYMDGLITQGEKYNKVIDSWSKVNDKVTDAMMGTISASKRDETGAEMEPNSVYMMAHSGARGSVTQMKQLGGMRGLMAKPNGEIIETPIISNFKEGLTVLEYFNSTHGARKGLSDTALKTANSGYLTRRLVDVAQDCIVRMDDCGTENTIKAEAAVNDGEVVASLAERILGRTAGEDVFIPGTEEIIVAKGELIDERKADAVEAAGVTTMQMRSPLTCEAEEGVCATCYGRDLARGTKVNTGEAVGIIAAQSIGEPGTQLTMRTFHIGGVAQGGQQSFQEVNVDGKVEFRNANLLTNAAGENVVMGRNMVLAIMDDQGAERASFKLGYGTNVLVQEGAMVTRGDRLFEWDPYTLPIIAEAAGQAKFVDLISGISIRDETDDATGMTQKIVSDWRTAPKGNELKPEIIIADADGEPMRNEQGNPVIYTMSVDAILSIEEGQAVKAGDVIARIPREGAKTKDITGGLPRVAELFEARRPKDHAIIAEIDGYVKFGRDFKNKRRIAIVPADESQEPVEYMVPKGKHIPVAEGDFVQVGDYIMDGNPAPHDILAVLGVEALADYMIAEVQDVYRLQGVKINDKHIEVIVRQMLQKWEIQDSGETTLLKGEHVDKAEFDAANAKAVRDGRRPAQGEPILLGITKASLQTRSFISAASFQETTRVLTEASVQGKRDKLVGLKENVIVGRLIPAGTGGATQEVERIAKSRDQVVVDAAQAEAAAAAALAAPVVEEPTAEGDAAE
- a CDS encoding VOC family protein, which codes for MTNDSNPPIDYIEFTSPDVEATQAFFAAAFGWSYIDYGPDYKDIQGAGLGSGIERGETRPPLPVLKADDLEAMLDRLKAAGAEITKDIFEFPGGRRFQFREPGGTEMAVWTTAGDDHG
- the rpoB gene encoding DNA-directed RNA polymerase subunit beta; its protein translation is MAQTYAGQKRIRKFYGKIDEVLAMPNLIEVQKSSYDLFLKSGDQLEPMDGEGIKGVFQSVFPIKDFNETAILEFVKYELETPKFDVEECQQRDLTYAAPLKVTLRLIVFDIDEDTGAKSVKDIKEQDVFMGDMPLMTPNGTFVVNGTERVIVSQMHRSPGVFFDHDKGKTHSSGKLLFACRIIPYRGSWLDFEFDAKDIVFSRIDRRRKLPVTTLLYALGLDQEGIMDAYYDTVNYKLVKGEGWSTKFFPERVRGTRPVADLVDAKTGEVIAEAGKKVTPRAVKKWIEEGEIENLLVPFDGIIGRFAAKDIINEETGAIYVEAGDELTWEIGKDGEVSGGTLKELIDAGITDIPVLDIDNVNVGPYMRNTLAVDKNLNREGALMDIYRVMRPGEPPTVEAASNLFDQLFFDSERYDLSAVGRVKMNMRLDLDAEDTMRTLRKEDIIACIKALVELRDGRGDIDDIDHLGNRRVRSVGELMENQYRVGLLRMERAIKERMSSVEIDTVMPQDLINAKPAAAAVREFFGSSQLSQFMDQTNPLSEVTHKRRLSALGPGGLTRERAGFEVRDVHPTHYGRMCPIETPEGPNIGLINSLATYARVNKYGFIETPYRRVNDAVVSDDVVYMSATEEMRHTVAQANANLDEDGKFVNDMVNTRMSGEYTLNPREAIDLIDVSPKQLVSVAASLIPFLENDDANRALMGSNMQRQAVPLLQADAPYVGTGIEAVVAKDSGAAIMAKRGGVIDQVDAQRIVIRATEDLELGDAGVDIYRLRKFQRSNQNTCINQRPLVKVGDKVGKDEVIADGPSTDIGELALGKNVVVAFMPWNGYNYEDSILISERISRDDVFTSIHIEEFEVAARDTKLGPEEITRDIPNVGEEALRNLDEAGIVYIGAEVEPGDILVGKITPKGESPMTPEEKLLRAIFGEKASDVRDTSLRVKPGDYGTIVEVRVFNRHGVEKDERALQIEREEVERLARDRDDELVILERNIYARLRGMILGKTAVKGPKGVKADTVITEELLDGQLSRGQWWQLALEDEQDAAQIEALNRQFDTQKRALDHRFEDKVEKVRRGDDLPPGVMKMVKVFIAVKRKLQPGDKMAGRHGNKGVISKVVPMEDMPFLADGTPVDFCLNPLGVPSRMNVGQILETHMGWAARGMGLQIDEALDEYRRHGDLTPVREALKIAYGDDVYEEAFASRDEESLLEAAGNVTKGVPIATPVFDGAKEADVNDALVRAGFSTSGQSKLFDGRTGEQFAREVTVGVKYLLKLHHLVDDKIHARSTGPYSLVTQQPLGGKAQFGGQRFGEMEVWALEAYGAAYTLQEMLTVKSDDVAGRTKVYESIVKGEDNFEAGVPESFNVLVKEVRGLGLNMELLDAEGEE
- a CDS encoding DUF1801 domain-containing protein; translated protein: MDELTQVAEAVKALARDIAPRLEYTPKYGGEVFVSNPAEPQSFVGGIFLYKNHLSIEFSDGANFDDPQGLLEGKGKARRHLKLHNLAEITEKSVTGFLRQAFD
- a CDS encoding glycosyltransferase; translated protein: MSAVNKIIGVCRFSYLGDAGFRTLKGGAEQAAKVLYAPGRMQRRFAYFENICLPSLAVQSDPDFTFVALIADTMPFHFRKRLKRLAEKYPFLRIATLEAAGPLNSTRRAFRRGLDEEEADFITGFRLDDDDAVGMDYIERTREISDNLIKLGWATAEVPAAVCFHRGIYWDMKRDEDQFWDYSEPQPLGLAAAMIHHPDSQHNIYRWNHRKLACNARCWIDPHEYMFVRTLHGHNDSDRSIPPGARQLPDWQARKLFRERFGLNPKRLLPMMKKLQEEGSGMARQLAAEARADMNQPSVDGNE